One Streptomyces mobaraensis NBRC 13819 = DSM 40847 DNA segment encodes these proteins:
- a CDS encoding SAM-dependent methyltransferase, whose product MVRREKEQDPDIDPNVPSVARMYDWLLGGIENYQSDRTACSELLKIAPSSREIALHNRAFLRRVVGILVRDYGVEQFLDHGSGLPTQDNVHQVAQRIDPDCRVVYVDNDPIVLAHGRTTLDENRNTAVVSADMRDTDEIFGHQAVRDLLEPGRRTAALFVSVLHCLPDTGDAEDPREVVRRTAERLRELGPGNLMVICQLVSDDPAIRRQVTELMARSTGGKWGRVREKEEVRAYFDGLDVLDPGLVDVIDWRADPTAPLPAKRPEEWVEWGGVARLPG is encoded by the coding sequence GTGGTCCGCAGAGAGAAGGAACAGGATCCCGACATCGACCCAAACGTACCGAGCGTGGCGCGCATGTACGACTGGTTATTAGGAGGGATCGAGAACTACCAATCGGATCGCACAGCCTGCTCCGAACTGCTCAAGATTGCGCCAAGTTCGCGCGAAATCGCCCTTCATAACCGGGCTTTCCTCCGCAGAGTCGTCGGCATCCTGGTACGCGACTACGGAGTGGAGCAGTTCCTCGACCACGGCTCGGGGCTCCCCACCCAGGACAACGTGCACCAGGTGGCCCAGCGGATCGACCCCGACTGCCGCGTCGTCTACGTCGACAACGACCCGATCGTCCTGGCCCACGGCCGCACCACGCTGGACGAGAACCGCAACACGGCGGTCGTCTCCGCCGACATGCGGGACACGGACGAGATCTTCGGCCATCAGGCCGTCCGCGACCTTCTCGAACCGGGCCGCCGCACAGCGGCGTTGTTCGTCTCCGTGCTGCACTGCCTGCCCGACACCGGTGATGCAGAGGACCCCCGCGAAGTCGTCCGCCGCACCGCGGAACGCCTGAGGGAACTCGGGCCCGGCAACCTCATGGTGATCTGCCAGCTCGTCAGCGACGATCCCGCCATCCGTCGCCAGGTCACCGAGCTGATGGCGCGCAGTACGGGCGGCAAGTGGGGCCGGGTGCGGGAGAAGGAGGAAGTCCGCGCCTACTTCGACGGCCTCGACGTCCTGGATCCCGGGCTGGTCGACGTCATCGACTGGCGGGCCGACCCCACGGCGCCACTGCCGGCCAAACGCCCGGAGGAGTGGGTCGAATGGGGCGGAGTGGCGCGCCTCCCCGGCTGA